From the genome of Arthrobacter alpinus, one region includes:
- a CDS encoding type II toxin-antitoxin system RelE family toxin: MAWAVEYDRDALKALKKLDKPVAAKIINYLDDVALLEDPRTQGKALTGNLAGLWRYRIGNYRVICDLIEDQLVIVAVDLGHRSDIYG; this comes from the coding sequence TTGGCCTGGGCGGTTGAGTATGACCGAGACGCCCTCAAGGCGCTCAAAAAGCTTGATAAACCCGTTGCAGCCAAGATCATCAACTACCTCGATGATGTGGCTTTGCTGGAGGACCCCCGCACCCAGGGAAAGGCTCTCACCGGAAACCTTGCTGGTCTGTGGCGCTACCGGATTGGTAACTACCGAGTAATTTGCGACCTAATTGAGGACCAGCTCGTGATCGTGGCAGTAGATCTGGGCCACCGTTCCGATATTTACGGCTAA
- the relB gene encoding ribbon-helix-helix protein, CopG family, translating into MPTTVRLPHETEERLDRLAASTGRPKSFYLRELITNGLDKLEWEYSVAQKATDIRAGRRETVSSDDVKVELGLGG; encoded by the coding sequence ATGCCAACCACCGTTCGACTACCCCATGAAACCGAAGAGCGCCTGGACAGACTGGCGGCCAGCACTGGCCGGCCCAAGTCGTTCTACTTGCGCGAACTGATCACCAACGGCCTTGACAAGCTGGAGTGGGAATATTCAGTGGCCCAGAAGGCGACTGACATTCGTGCTGGTCGCCGCGAGACCGTCTCCAGCGACGACGTGAAGGTTGAACTTGGCCTGGGCGGTTGA